In Gemmatimonadaceae bacterium, the following are encoded in one genomic region:
- a CDS encoding aminotransferase class IV: MTPIQTADAPILQAIHPAAGSDVVYFDGRYITKGEVRVSPDDRGFLLGDGIYEVAAAYDGRFIALDRHMDRLRRSLGEARIDASVADPLETVFQELLERNWFANSGKAMVYLQVTRGAAPRTHAFPRTACRPTVYAYAAPFPDLGDLAGGVGAITRPDLRWSRCDIKTISLIANVLANQEAKESGAFEAILIRDGVALEGTHTSFFGVSGGVVRTAPLSNLILPGITRELAIEAASRAGIEVREEPVPANELAVMDELFITGTTTEVVPIVRLDGNPVGNGSPGPVTLRIAQLYRAAIGL, translated from the coding sequence ATGACGCCGATTCAGACAGCCGACGCTCCGATTCTTCAGGCGATTCATCCAGCCGCGGGAAGTGACGTCGTCTATTTTGATGGACGATACATCACGAAAGGCGAAGTCCGCGTCTCTCCCGACGATCGGGGATTTCTCCTCGGCGACGGGATCTACGAAGTGGCCGCCGCATACGACGGCCGGTTCATCGCTCTCGACCGGCACATGGACCGTCTGCGGCGCAGTCTGGGCGAAGCACGGATTGACGCTTCTGTCGCCGATCCGCTCGAGACCGTCTTTCAGGAGCTGCTCGAGCGGAACTGGTTCGCGAACTCGGGAAAGGCGATGGTCTATCTGCAGGTGACGCGCGGCGCGGCTCCACGCACTCACGCTTTTCCCAGGACGGCATGCCGGCCGACCGTGTATGCCTACGCGGCTCCATTCCCCGACTTGGGCGATCTCGCGGGAGGCGTCGGGGCGATCACGCGACCAGATCTCCGCTGGTCGAGATGCGACATCAAGACGATCTCGCTGATCGCCAACGTGCTCGCGAATCAGGAAGCCAAGGAGTCCGGGGCGTTCGAGGCGATCCTGATCCGCGACGGTGTTGCCCTCGAAGGAACTCACACGAGCTTCTTCGGCGTGAGCGGGGGAGTCGTGCGCACAGCACCTCTGTCGAATCTCATTCTACCCGGCATCACGCGCGAGCTCGCGATCGAAGCTGCATCGAGGGCCGGGATCGAGGTTCGCGAGGAACCAGTGCCGGCGAATGAGCTGGCGGTGATGGATGAGTTGTTCATCACCGGCACCACCACCGAGGTCGTGCCGATCGTCCGCCTCGATGGCAACCCTGTCGGGAACGGAAGCCCCGGGCCCGTAACACTGCGCATCGCACAGCTGTATCGGGCGGCTATCGGCCTCTGA
- a CDS encoding ATP-dependent DNA helicase RecQ, with protein MPRPTLDDARAALRASFGYDQFRPGQEMAIESVLSGKDTLVVLPTGGGKSVCYQIPALVLPGLTVVVSPLISLMKDQVDALEARNLPAAYINSTLTSAQVSDRLARAARGELRLLYLAPERFDFGNITTKLADIGVSLLAIDEAHCISQWGHDFRPSYLRVAEARKRLGSPPTVALTATATPEVREDICRQLALENPRTIITGFDRTNLTYHVLPARNDAEKDTLLVETLRKHDGLAVVYAATRKSVDRLSFMLEQQGISAAGYHAGLDDEHRRDVQEAFMSERIRAIIATNAFGMGIDKPNVRLVIHHSMPGTLEAYYQEAGRAGRDGNRSEVFLLHAFPDRFTHEFFIRGAYPEKAVVERVYDGLSRQARKLGTLPDSVERIVPLIGGKLSPREAESALRILTHAGAIVGAESSASLVTVRLIATPARIRRDLTGDANPELGLLRVLWRVAGERLNAGATIDLDALPPGLAGRSNATGLLDALQSRQILVWERLGGGLRLSSPEAPLARFRVDWASIDRRRAAELSKLEAVQRYAYTKACRRGFVLRYFGDPAARTKCDGCDNCLGITRLREPKSGGALKGEKTSRSRKRGVATAVTDSDDIALGAADQDLLAALRQKRLDIARQQSVPAYIVFSDRTLADMALRRPASLEALANVRGVGEMKLARYGEMFLAVIRNSEENEAA; from the coding sequence ATGCCGCGTCCGACCCTCGATGACGCCCGCGCGGCGCTGCGGGCCTCCTTCGGATACGATCAGTTCCGACCCGGCCAGGAGATGGCCATCGAGTCGGTGCTCTCTGGCAAGGACACGCTCGTCGTTCTGCCCACTGGAGGCGGAAAGTCGGTGTGCTACCAGATCCCTGCGCTGGTGCTGCCCGGGCTAACCGTCGTCGTGTCGCCGCTCATTTCCCTGATGAAGGATCAGGTCGATGCGCTCGAGGCGAGAAATCTCCCGGCCGCATATATCAACAGCACGCTCACGTCGGCGCAGGTGTCTGACCGCCTTGCTCGCGCTGCGCGTGGAGAGCTGCGTCTTCTCTATCTCGCGCCCGAGCGATTCGACTTCGGCAACATCACGACGAAGCTCGCCGACATCGGCGTCAGCCTGCTCGCCATTGACGAAGCTCACTGCATCAGCCAGTGGGGGCACGATTTCAGGCCCAGCTATCTGCGCGTCGCGGAAGCCAGGAAGCGCCTCGGATCACCGCCGACCGTGGCGCTCACCGCCACTGCGACCCCCGAAGTCCGTGAGGATATCTGCCGGCAGCTGGCGCTCGAGAACCCGCGCACGATCATCACCGGATTCGATCGCACCAACCTCACGTATCATGTCCTTCCCGCACGCAATGATGCGGAGAAGGACACTCTCCTCGTCGAAACGCTGAGAAAGCATGACGGTCTCGCCGTTGTCTACGCGGCAACGCGAAAGTCCGTTGATCGCCTGAGCTTCATGCTCGAGCAGCAGGGGATATCCGCGGCCGGATATCACGCCGGACTCGACGACGAGCACCGCCGCGATGTGCAGGAAGCGTTCATGAGCGAGCGGATTCGCGCCATCATCGCCACGAATGCGTTCGGCATGGGAATCGATAAACCCAATGTGCGCCTCGTGATTCATCACTCGATGCCCGGAACTCTCGAGGCATACTACCAGGAAGCGGGCCGCGCGGGCCGCGATGGTAATCGTTCCGAGGTATTTCTCCTCCATGCCTTCCCGGACCGCTTCACGCATGAGTTTTTCATCCGCGGCGCGTATCCCGAGAAGGCAGTCGTCGAGCGCGTGTATGACGGCCTGTCGCGGCAGGCACGGAAGCTCGGCACACTTCCCGACTCGGTCGAGCGGATTGTGCCGCTCATCGGAGGCAAGCTGAGCCCGCGTGAAGCGGAGAGCGCGCTTCGCATCCTCACCCACGCTGGCGCGATCGTCGGCGCCGAGAGTTCGGCGTCGCTGGTAACGGTGCGGCTCATCGCGACGCCGGCGAGAATTCGCCGAGATCTCACCGGAGATGCGAACCCCGAGCTCGGTCTTCTGCGCGTTCTATGGCGCGTCGCCGGCGAGCGGCTCAACGCGGGGGCGACGATAGACCTTGACGCGCTTCCTCCGGGCCTCGCGGGAAGATCCAACGCCACCGGACTGCTCGATGCGCTGCAGTCGCGTCAGATCCTGGTCTGGGAGCGACTCGGCGGCGGCCTGCGGTTGTCGAGTCCCGAGGCCCCGCTGGCCCGCTTCCGCGTGGACTGGGCGTCCATCGACCGTCGTCGCGCAGCGGAGCTGTCGAAGCTCGAGGCGGTGCAGCGGTATGCCTACACGAAGGCCTGCCGCCGCGGGTTCGTGCTTCGGTATTTCGGCGATCCCGCCGCCCGCACGAAGTGCGATGGCTGCGACAACTGCCTGGGCATCACCCGACTTCGCGAGCCGAAGAGCGGTGGCGCGTTGAAGGGAGAGAAAACGTCGCGGTCGCGTAAGCGGGGCGTGGCGACCGCCGTGACCGACAGCGACGACATTGCGCTCGGGGCGGCCGACCAGGATCTCCTCGCCGCCCTCAGGCAGAAGCGCCTCGACATCGCACGCCAGCAGAGCGTTCCCGCGTATATTGTATTCTCCGACCGCACTCTCGCGGACATGGCGCTGAGAAGACCGGCGTCGCTGGAGGCCCTCGCGAACGTGCGGGGCGTCGGAGAGATGAAGCTTGCCCGGTACGGCGAGATGTTCCTCGCGGTGATCCGCAATTCCGAAGAAAACGAAGCAGCCTGA
- a CDS encoding acyclic terpene utilization AtuA family protein — translation MKQLVRVASGQGFWGDSLEAPRQQVEGGDVDYLMLDYLAEVTMSILQKQKERDPKMGYARDFVGAVESVLPAVLERGVRVVANAGGVNPPACAAAVRALASSGSSAERLRIAVVTGDDLLGRLEELIANGHELANMETGEPLSSIMDRVLSANAYIGSTPIVEGLSRGANIVITGRSTDTALTMAPLRYEFEWGATDWDRLAAGIIAGHIIECGAQCSGGNCLYDWRSIPDLANVGYPIAEASPDGSFVITKHEGTGGRVSVPSVTEQLVYEMGDPHEYITPDVVADFTSIRLEDAGPDRVRVFGIKGRPATDKLKVSVAYRAGFKAVGTLVYSWPEALDKAQAADRILRERLDRLGLHFDQILTEYVGVSATHGILASESGGSRDIPEVQLRVGVRGQSRSDVERFTREIAPLVLNGPPSVTGFAGGRPKVEEIVAYWPALIDKSVVTTHVEIV, via the coding sequence GTGAAGCAACTGGTTCGCGTCGCCAGCGGGCAGGGATTCTGGGGCGACTCACTCGAAGCGCCGCGTCAGCAGGTGGAAGGCGGCGACGTGGACTACCTGATGCTCGATTATCTGGCGGAAGTGACGATGTCCATCCTCCAGAAGCAGAAAGAGCGCGATCCGAAGATGGGCTACGCGCGCGACTTCGTTGGCGCGGTCGAGAGCGTCCTGCCCGCGGTCCTCGAGCGCGGCGTTCGCGTCGTGGCCAATGCGGGAGGCGTGAATCCGCCTGCGTGCGCAGCGGCGGTGCGCGCGCTCGCGTCGTCGGGCTCGTCGGCTGAGCGGCTGCGTATTGCAGTAGTGACGGGCGACGACTTGCTCGGGCGGCTCGAGGAGTTGATCGCCAACGGGCACGAGCTGGCCAACATGGAGACCGGCGAGCCGCTTTCCTCGATCATGGATCGCGTCCTCTCCGCGAACGCATACATCGGATCCACGCCGATCGTCGAAGGCCTGTCGCGGGGCGCCAACATCGTGATCACCGGTCGCTCGACCGATACGGCGCTCACGATGGCTCCTTTGCGATACGAATTCGAATGGGGCGCGACCGACTGGGATCGTCTCGCGGCTGGCATCATCGCCGGCCACATCATCGAGTGCGGCGCGCAGTGCTCGGGCGGAAACTGCCTCTACGACTGGCGGTCCATTCCCGATCTCGCGAACGTCGGTTATCCCATCGCCGAGGCGAGCCCTGACGGCAGCTTCGTCATAACCAAGCACGAAGGGACCGGAGGAAGAGTCTCGGTCCCATCCGTTACGGAACAGCTCGTCTATGAGATGGGCGATCCACACGAGTACATCACTCCGGACGTAGTCGCCGATTTCACGAGCATCCGACTCGAGGATGCGGGGCCTGATCGCGTGCGCGTATTCGGCATCAAGGGCCGCCCCGCAACCGACAAGCTGAAGGTGTCGGTTGCGTACCGCGCCGGATTCAAGGCGGTTGGAACGCTGGTCTACTCCTGGCCGGAGGCACTGGACAAGGCGCAGGCCGCCGACCGCATCCTCCGTGAAAGGCTCGATCGGCTCGGACTTCACTTCGACCAGATACTGACCGAGTATGTCGGTGTTTCGGCGACGCACGGCATTCTCGCGTCGGAGTCTGGAGGAAGCAGGGACATTCCGGAGGTGCAGCTTCGCGTTGGCGTGCGCGGCCAGAGCCGCAGCGATGTCGAGAGGTTCACCCGCGAGATCGCCCCTCTCGTCCTGAACGGTCCTCCAAGTGTGACGGGGTTTGCTGGCGGGCGGCCTAAAGTGGAAGAGATCGTCGCCTATTGGCCGGCTCTGATAGACAAGAGCGTCGTGACGACTCACGTGGAGATCGTCTGA
- a CDS encoding U32 family peptidase, whose product MPKRNQIPELLSPAGSLDAVRAAVANGADAVYLGAERFNARDEGAQLTLDEVEVACRLAHARGARIYLTLNTLVKPSELRDALTFLGDAIDRGVDAAIVQDIGIVRLIQRVYPGFEIHGSTQMTVHDASGAVVMVRLGVERVVLARENTIEDIQAIRSAVPGLGLETFIHGALCVSYSGQCYMSGMISERSANRGSCAQSCRKDYVLRDVTSNETLDAGYLISARDLGAYASLPAIAEAGVGCVKIEGRKKKPEYVAVVTRNYRRTLDQIAVGEPSELPSADVQDLVQIFSRGFTPGMYQGRAGRDYITRSHPDNRGVELGVVVSSVNGELIVDVSSPLVEGDGIGFEPPAGSAAKSVGFTVGDVRTLMTGATVRQAIRSGAQVSAGWRVVRSYDTRLMSSARASFAAVELPSSGTRHRLDVRAFGSAGSPLKLVFAVGDDTVSMRSDMALVPAQKRALDVRQLREQLGRLGGTSFALGDVNASGLAEGLFIPVSELNHMRQSAVEDLEQRIGWRADGEREERSALIGRAIDRVGDGTAIWQREGELERNERPFNLVAETFDIADARAAAEGGATEICFDPFLRHPAPPAARVRKLVDELAGKGVAFRLRLPSIVRPTERHTLTKWLALRLPMSTGHLGLVAELSGAGHDVVADYAVNCFNQHTAAELFAMGAEGIVLSIELTTDEMLAVSGPWSGKGFHSVIYGRPEGMTLEHCVLSAAFDREPTTCRDLCVRDHTNVELTDPAGYSFAVATDSACRNRLLHSRPLEASEFVPRLWRGGIRNYRMLFNVPGDEVLDIAKSYRMLLEGLGAGAATAGVSPRSLVGSAFTRGHFARAV is encoded by the coding sequence GTGCCGAAGAGGAACCAGATCCCCGAGCTTCTCTCTCCCGCAGGCTCGTTGGACGCCGTGCGTGCCGCCGTCGCCAATGGCGCCGACGCGGTATACCTCGGCGCTGAGCGCTTCAATGCCCGCGACGAAGGGGCGCAGCTCACGCTCGACGAGGTCGAGGTGGCGTGCCGTCTCGCGCACGCACGAGGCGCGCGGATCTATCTCACTCTCAACACCCTCGTGAAGCCGTCCGAGCTCCGCGACGCGCTGACGTTTCTCGGCGACGCGATTGATCGCGGAGTGGACGCCGCGATCGTGCAGGACATCGGGATCGTGCGATTGATTCAGCGCGTGTATCCCGGTTTCGAGATTCACGGTTCGACGCAGATGACGGTGCATGATGCTTCGGGCGCGGTCGTCATGGTGCGACTCGGCGTCGAGCGGGTGGTGCTGGCCCGTGAAAACACGATCGAGGACATCCAGGCGATCAGGAGCGCTGTTCCCGGGCTCGGCCTCGAGACGTTCATCCACGGAGCGCTCTGCGTCTCGTACTCCGGCCAGTGCTACATGTCCGGCATGATCTCCGAGCGCAGCGCCAACCGGGGCTCGTGTGCGCAGTCGTGCCGAAAGGATTACGTGCTCCGCGACGTCACCTCGAACGAGACACTCGACGCCGGCTACCTGATCTCGGCGCGGGATCTCGGTGCGTACGCCAGTCTCCCGGCGATTGCCGAAGCCGGTGTCGGATGCGTCAAGATCGAAGGCAGAAAGAAGAAGCCGGAGTACGTCGCCGTCGTCACGCGCAACTACAGGCGCACGCTCGATCAGATCGCCGTCGGCGAGCCCTCCGAGCTTCCCTCAGCGGATGTTCAGGATCTCGTCCAGATATTCAGTCGAGGATTCACGCCCGGCATGTACCAGGGGCGCGCCGGGCGCGATTACATCACGCGCTCTCATCCCGACAACCGCGGCGTCGAGCTCGGTGTAGTTGTCAGTTCGGTGAACGGCGAGCTCATCGTGGACGTCTCCTCTCCGCTTGTCGAAGGCGATGGGATCGGCTTCGAGCCGCCCGCCGGCTCGGCTGCGAAGAGTGTCGGCTTCACGGTGGGCGATGTGCGAACGCTCATGACCGGGGCGACCGTCAGGCAGGCGATTCGATCGGGCGCGCAGGTCTCCGCGGGTTGGCGCGTGGTTCGCAGCTACGACACGCGCCTGATGAGCTCGGCGCGAGCGAGCTTTGCCGCCGTCGAGTTGCCTTCTTCCGGCACGCGGCACCGTCTGGACGTGCGAGCGTTTGGATCAGCCGGCAGTCCCCTCAAGCTCGTGTTCGCAGTCGGTGACGATACGGTCTCGATGCGCAGTGACATGGCTCTCGTGCCGGCGCAGAAGCGCGCCCTGGACGTACGGCAGCTGCGCGAGCAACTCGGCCGGCTTGGTGGAACCTCCTTCGCGCTCGGCGACGTCAATGCGTCGGGGCTCGCGGAAGGTCTGTTCATTCCGGTGAGCGAGCTGAATCACATGCGACAATCGGCGGTCGAAGACCTCGAGCAGCGCATCGGCTGGCGGGCAGACGGCGAACGGGAGGAACGGTCGGCGCTCATCGGCCGCGCGATCGATCGTGTCGGTGATGGGACCGCTATCTGGCAGCGCGAAGGCGAGTTGGAGCGCAACGAACGACCGTTCAATCTCGTCGCTGAGACGTTCGATATCGCGGACGCACGCGCCGCGGCCGAGGGTGGCGCGACGGAGATCTGCTTCGATCCTTTTCTGAGGCATCCCGCGCCGCCGGCCGCGCGAGTCCGAAAGCTCGTAGATGAGCTGGCCGGGAAGGGCGTTGCATTCCGGCTTCGTCTGCCGAGTATCGTGCGCCCGACGGAGCGCCACACGCTGACCAAGTGGCTCGCTCTCCGACTTCCCATGTCAACCGGTCACCTCGGTCTTGTTGCCGAACTGTCGGGCGCGGGTCATGATGTCGTCGCCGATTATGCTGTGAACTGCTTCAATCAGCACACCGCCGCAGAACTTTTCGCGATGGGTGCGGAAGGAATCGTGCTTTCAATCGAGCTCACCACCGACGAGATGCTTGCGGTGAGCGGGCCATGGTCCGGAAAGGGATTTCATTCCGTGATCTACGGTCGCCCCGAGGGGATGACGCTCGAGCACTGCGTGCTCTCGGCCGCGTTTGACAGGGAGCCGACCACGTGCAGAGATCTCTGCGTCCGCGATCACACCAACGTCGAGCTGACCGACCCCGCCGGCTACTCGTTCGCCGTGGCGACGGACAGCGCGTGCCGCAACCGGCTGCTGCACTCGCGGCCACTCGAGGCATCGGAGTTCGTTCCGCGGCTGTGGCGGGGAGGCATTCGCAATTACCGGATGCTGTTCAACGTGCCCGGCGACGAAGTGCTGGATATCGCGAAGAGCTATCGGATGTTGCTGGAAGGTCTTGGCGCGGGGGCCGCCACAGCGGGAGTTTCGCCACGCTCCCTTGTCGGATCGGCCTTCACCAGGGGCCACTTTGCGCGCGCCGTCTGA